One Clavibacter zhangzhiyongii genomic region harbors:
- a CDS encoding ECF transporter S component: MTASPSSTASAPSDVAARAPRSGLRARWRVIDIVVASVLGVASGLVFVLWNTASVPVAGLFQPLLPGLQALAGGGWLFAGVLTGIVIRKPGAALYGELLAAFVSMLVGNVWGVGTLLSGLTQGLGAELVLLVFLYANWRAYVAVLAGMGAGLAMAITDLITYYPGSAPLFVAVYTGAALVSGALIAGLLSWLVARALARTGALSRFASGRDTAARV; this comes from the coding sequence ATGACCGCATCACCCTCGTCCACCGCCTCCGCTCCGTCCGACGTCGCCGCGCGCGCGCCCCGCTCGGGGCTCCGCGCCCGCTGGCGCGTCATCGACATCGTCGTGGCCAGCGTCCTCGGCGTCGCGTCCGGCCTCGTCTTCGTCCTCTGGAACACGGCGTCCGTCCCCGTGGCCGGCCTCTTCCAGCCGCTGCTGCCGGGGCTCCAGGCCCTCGCCGGCGGCGGCTGGCTGTTCGCGGGAGTCCTCACGGGCATCGTGATCCGCAAGCCCGGCGCCGCGCTCTACGGCGAGCTCCTCGCCGCGTTCGTCTCCATGCTCGTCGGCAACGTCTGGGGCGTGGGCACCCTCCTCTCCGGCCTCACGCAAGGCCTCGGCGCCGAGCTCGTGCTGCTGGTCTTCCTCTACGCGAACTGGCGCGCCTACGTCGCCGTGCTCGCGGGCATGGGCGCGGGCCTCGCGATGGCGATCACCGACCTCATCACCTACTACCCGGGATCCGCGCCGCTGTTCGTCGCCGTCTACACGGGCGCCGCGCTCGTCTCGGGCGCCCTGATCGCCGGCCTCCTCTCCTGGCTGGTCGCGCGGGCGCTCGCCCGCACCGGCGCGCTGTCGCGCTTCGCCTCGGGCCGCGACACCGCGGCCCGCGTCTGA